The segment TCAACAATAACTTTGGTGGCTTCCAAAACTTCATCTGCATCGCTGCCATCTTCAGGTTCCTTTTTTACACCATCTTCCTTCTGCTCATCATCACCTTTCATATTTCCATATGAAAATGCAATTACAAATCCCCACGCAATAAAGCATATAAAGAACATCATACTCATGATGAGAACTGTAATCCCATCCATCTTCAATTCCCGAAGTTGCTGCCTATACAAAGAGTCAATGCAAAAGTCAATGAATCATTTATGTATTATATGTTTTTAGAAGCTTTTGAATAATGGGAAGAATATCAAAAGCTTCGTATTTCACTATGAACTAATGGGTAAACTGTTCGTATTTCACTATGAACTAATGGGTAAACTGTCTGCAATataaaaaccctttttttttttggttgaggAAACAAGATGGAATCAGAAGCTATATTGCTCgagcatttttattttttaacaatgATTATTTTAATTTGTGTTTCGTCTTTGAGATCTGTACTTGTTTTAGTGTTGAAGTTTTTGCTTGTTTTTGGAGAAAGCAGAAGGTGGAGTTGGAGGGAACGATGTTAGTGGTGGTGAGGGAAACGGGGGAGGAAGGTAAATTTGAAGAATCAAattgagattttttatttttttttgtaaattttgagagttGAATTTTCTAGATTataattaaattgatataatatgtaaaaattaagatttaaatttgttattatacctatTTTTAACTACCATATCACGATTTAATATCCTTAAAGAAAAATGGACTCAAAAAAATAATCTCGATTAATTTGGTGATGAAGTTAAAAAAGTTGATAGTTggatgactaaattaaaaaaatggatAGTTTGGTCACCAGAAAGAAAAAAGGGAAATAGTTAGATGACTTGTGATGTAGTTTAGCCAACTTCCTTTCTCAGGCTATACTCTCCATGCTCTGGAAATGAAATTCACGCACCAATCACTGACCTCCACTCTGCAGCAAGTGAGATCTGTGACATGGTGGCGGAAGTTGGATGATGGGTGTTTCGCAGGCAGGGGAAGGCACGCGCGTTCATGTGAATTTTCTCTTTGGGgggatattttaatcattttgtgtgtggaatataattattttattaataaattattaagagTGTTTACATTAAAAAATCTCAAgcgtaattattttattaatccttaaCCATAATTTAGCTACCACTATCAGTTGCACGCTTTGCCCTTTAATCCCTACATTACATACATACATTTGGATATCACCAGTCATGTATGGTATCTCGCCACATCATCATCAACATCTCCTTACGATTTGCTCCACGTCATTTGCGCGGCATCATCATATGGTCATGCTACATAACAGAGATTCCATTGGtcagttattattaattaatcaactTTCGGTAATTAAGTTGATAAATCAGCTCTAGATTTTCATATTAACTCTTAAataatcaataaaataaaaaactataaaatttctaagaaaatgaaataatatatatattttgggtTTCAAACCATTTAACTTAAGTCAGAAAAAAATTAAACAGTCTTTTATTGCACGGCAGGCAGGCAGGCAGGCAGTCAGTCGTGAGTCCCAAAACGGGTCAAAGCAGAAATGGATAATATTATTGTTCCAAAAAGCTATACTCTGAACTATatttattgtttttgttgttataATTTCCAACATCATTTGATttcaatgtttttatttttttatttcaatgtaAATTTATGATActtttaaacatttaaaataaatttatttagatAGAAGTtagtataaaataataataacgatgtaattaaatattataacgtACAATAAAAGGTAAACTAATCGTACTTTATCGTGCTTAGCTGTTCAtttaaatctatttttattttcaatttttttaataaatgatccgatttttatgttttctttcACCCCTGATTAGTGCGTTAAAAGGTCAGTAACTGAGAATTGAGGTTGTCTTCAATGTCTTCTTGGTTGCGTTGTATTTTTAGGCAGCAAATATTTAAAAAACGATAATGTTCTGTTAGAAAAAGGACATGGGGGTAGATGGGCCGAATCTGTAAGGCTAGTGATCCATTTCGGACAGTTTTACTTTTGCATGAATGATGAAATTCTTAAGACTGAGAACCGAAAAGTTCATGGGACAttataattaaaggttataataAGATCATGGAACTATTTTTTCTAAAGGATTTGATTGGTAGATCAAATTTATTcagtttttattaaaattgttttcattcttcttttttttcaagtTTTGAGTCttacatatataaattatttctGTTATGAGAAATTATATAATAAGTTGATTTTAACGAGTAAGAGGTTAAAAGCAAGTAACCAAATATTACAAGGCCAAGTAGATGATGTTACGAGCGTCCTAAGTGATACCATTTGTGTCTTAAGTACTTCTACTTAACTCTATAGTCTTTTGTTGCGACTGTTAATGAATTGTCTTGCTTATCGTGCAAGTTATTAGTCGAGAAGGGTTTCCTTGAGAGGTTTCGTCTTGATTGCTTTGGTGGAAATTTCGGTCAGAAATagcatttttattattatttttaagagaTGATATTATGCTTCTAACTAATTTTCCTATCAAAAAATTATaccattaattttttaaataaaaataaaatattccatagataggaaaaaaaaagattataagcaataaaaaaattaaagcattttGCACAATAGGTTAGTAATCCTAAAACTGAATAACAACAACCATCAAAGCAAGCATAATCACCTTGATGCGAAAATATGCTTTTTTTCCATCTCACTTCTGTGGCAAAAGGAACATCACTGATAATATAGAGCAACGATTATGAAGAGAGCTCAAAGAACAATAAAACGAGCCACCATTGACTCGGCAAAAAGCCCCAATCGTCACCCTCAGTTGAAGACCACTATCCAAGAAAACAAACCAGAGAAAAAGTGAATGAAGCAAGCTAGTCAACACTACGCGAAAAGAACCTCCAACAAAGAAAGCAACTATCTAACCCAAGACCACAACATCATTATTCCGATCGAGCCTCTTCACACCGAATAAATGGTGGGTGGCCAACAAAAAAGGCAAGGTGACGAGTGAAGGTGGCAACTGGCTGCCCAACGATATGTGGTCGGCCTTTGTGCAAGCTTTAAAAAAATCTCTAGAACGCTCTACAAACTATATCTATAGTGACGTCTCCCACGGAATCCTAAATGCTTTTAAATGCTCTTAGAATTAGCACCAAACGACAATGGAAAGCCGATGAAGATGAAAATTGATAGTGGTAAGCTCCATGCACTCCGACGATTTATTCAACAGGAAACAAAATTCGAGGATGTGTTTGACCAGAAATTCGTTAGAATACGGCTTTGAAGAGAggtatcaaattgattgaattgcAAATTAGACTAAAAGTCGGTTGAaccatttttctatttttaaactcGAATATAAGTATTTAAACtcatcaatttaaatttatttttaaaattttgaatttaaactaaaatatttaatattaattaaaattaaaagaactcaattaaagtttaatgaaagAGATACATGATTGaaactaaatttaaatttttttagccCAAATCAAATAACTTAGTAGCAATCCACTGAGATCGATAGAAGAAAGGTAAAAATGGCATTCAACCGTTTAACAGGTGAATGCATAATCTGCTCAGAAAAGAAGTTTTAAATACTAACTACATATATTCTGGTAAGAAGGAACACGAGAACCGAAATACGACAAACATAGTTGTTGTCTCCAAACTACAGTCTGAGCTTCAAAACATTAATGCATTGTCCTAATCAATAGTCCATACCAACACTCAACTGCAAAGCACGAAACACGCAAATATTGCTCTGCCCCCTAATATCCCTACGCATTTACTTTCACTTCTAATCACTACCATAATTATCCTAAATAATAAAACGTTGAATAGGAGCAGCAGATGTATAACGATGGAAAACAGTGACGAGTAATATGTTGGGGTTCTTAATTTCATTAATCAGCGCAATTTAAAAAACATCCGAACAAaaaatcactatgagtaatgaaACGGCACCGGAAGAGGTGGCGGCTTTTGTACGGTGTCCTTAATCTTTTCCATTGTGGGTGCTTCACATGGACAAGCCATTGCTACGAACCTTGGAACCTCATCCCCTGGCATTAAAACCGGCAGGCTTTGCCCTACAATTTTTGGCCTTGCCGCCTTTTCATACATTATGCCATTAGCCATAACCAAAACAATTACGATATACAATAAAAAGATAAGAGAGGAAAATACAAACCTTGAGAAGGGGTGCAGGTCCAACTACGGGTGAGCGATCGATATCTGGTCGAGTATCGTCGTTGTCATCGTGGTCGTGACCGGAAGATTGGAAGATAAGGGCACGAAGCTTGTCCCAGTTGACGCAACCGATAACAAACCCGCTTATGCAAAACAATAAGATCAAAAGGAAGGCGAAGCCTAGTGGGAACCCTATAGTCAATGGCCTAGTTGACGATAGCATTTCTTCATTCTTCATCATTCTTGTTCTTCTATAAAAAATGATACGTACAAAGGCAAAATAGGTAAAGCTAGGTGGTGCAAGATATATATCAATAGTAGTCGTAGATAGTGATATAtagttttttttgttttgtttttttttttaaatgggtgAGTTGGATTAAAATTGATAAAGAGTTTTAATGGGGTTGCTGGGTGTTTGGGAAGTAGCAATTACTTAATTTTTACTTAAACAAAAAAGGACTTGTAATACCTCTCTTCGTTCATTggattaatttgtaaatgttACGATTCGAATATCAAATCATGCAATTTAACTCGAATTTAATCCGAAATTGATTGTTGACTTTAGTTTTAGCATCACATGTCAAACAGTTATGAGTTTAGACGTAATTATATCCACTGTGTTTCTGGAAACAAAATGAAGATGCTTTAGCCCCACCATTTTTAATACCTACAAATTAATAAACTCCAGGAGTCCCATTATTACCTGGATTTTTACGCATTTCTCTCAAACTTATTGTCACATTTTTCAATCCCCTTCATTCTTCCTAAGTAATCATAGCCTTTCAGTGTACTTATAATCTTACAGATCACTTCAGTTTCAtcatcatcatatatatatatgggtgcTCTACAGCTCCAAAAAGCACTTCATAAATTGATCTCGTTGACTTTTATTCCTATTAAAGCAATGACTACAGATATGAAATTTCGGTCCTCGTATTCCTCTATATGCATGCAATTTTTTTTTATACTATAATCTTCGTATCGACCTGTATATAAAGACGAAGTTCAGGCCTCGAGGGTGGCTGCACCAGTCCTGGCAGAGAAATTTAAATGTAAATTATAGTATGTTATTTTGATTTCAAACTTCCCAGTGGAAGATGGAATTTACATAGCGTTTagtgataatatataaaatagagCTTCGAATTTGATCCCTTTGTTCCTTAATTGTAAACATATTTAGGTGCTAGTCTTTTTCATTGCCTAAGCACCAACCAATTCGGCTGCTTCTACATTCCACTCTCATCCCAAAGTGGAATGTGCAATCATTCAATGTCCCTCTCTTaattcttctctctctctctctctctctccccccATATATATTAACATCCGTTTTCATGTTATAATCTTAAATTTGGATCCAAAAATATTTGTGAATTGATCGGACCCAAACTATagttcaattttaaaaaaaaaaaaaattccaaactcaacctccaATAACTATTTCACTGATTACAAACAATAATTCTATgctaatatttattaaatttaaacaaattattaaaaactatttaatttaatttggattCGAGTACAAATCTAGTGTGGAGAGATATATGGAAAACAGGCTCTGTTAAATAACCAACAGTTGTCTGAAATGGAGTAAAGGCAAAGTAATTATTTTGCAAGGACTAGTGTCTCTCCCTAGCAGCCGAGAGATGGTAAGAAATAAAGAATGTCATGAATGTCTCCGCAATAAATTTATGCCAAACATAGTAATTTTAACATAAAAGATTTAGTGGAATGCAAACTATTCTCTGTCACGGTTTTCACGTTTAGCAAATTTCTTCATCGATCTAGTCTTTACTTTAAAAATGTTTAACGTACTATCAAACAGTTTATTATTGTAACATTATCAATTTATGCAGATTTAATCtctcccttgctcaaacttagtCCCTCTATTTTCCAACGGTTCATTTTCAATCTTTTCGTTCTATttaatttccatcaattttattaaaaataggtATAATCACAATTTTTGCCATTCAATTTTACATTTTCTGAAATCAAATTACACAAGTTGTTATTATACCCAATTTGGACTGAAAATGAACAATTCAAAAAAAGTAGAATGCCCAATTAGAGcagcaaaaaaaaaatagagacaCTAAACTATTCTTAGAATTTAagctttattaaaaatttaacaaatataTTTTCTTTAGAAAAATTATTTGCTATATTGTTAGTGGAGttcttttttaattaaatgaCCTTAGTgctaattttgattatttttattttttaatattaaatgatCGAATGCTAATTTTAATAATGATGTGTCATGTTATTATTTATATGAAACTTATAAATCTATAGTGCATTGAATATTCTCTTACTCATTTTTCTTTGGTTTGGATACTTGAAATAATTGAACTAAGGTAGGTATAATAATTCAAAATCAACAGTGAGTAGAGGTAGATTGTAGCATAGTTGGagcaatcataaaaaattgaattattcaaTATAAAGTATAGATGGATTAAAACTTAAAGTAAAATTGATTCTACCAACAAGTGACGGGTGAAATGATAAAGCACATTGTATTCTTAAAATGAGATATAAGTTCAAATCTTAAAGACGACATTATTAAGAGGACAACCACGAACATTGAAAATAGACTATCAAATAAACatgaagaataaaaataaata is part of the Gossypium arboreum isolate Shixiya-1 chromosome 5, ASM2569848v2, whole genome shotgun sequence genome and harbors:
- the LOC108451029 gene encoding uncharacterized protein At5g65660-like, with the protein product MMKNEEMLSSTRPLTIGFPLGFAFLLILLFCISGFVIGCVNWDKLRALIFQSSGHDHDDNDDTRPDIDRSPVVGPAPLLKAARPKIVGQSLPVLMPGDEVPRFVAMACPCEAPTMEKIKDTVQKPPPLPVPFHYS